The sequence below is a genomic window from Monodelphis domestica isolate mMonDom1 chromosome 2, mMonDom1.pri, whole genome shotgun sequence.
ggttagaaaaacaactaaactggCCCCAGCCTTGTGCTAATTCTTGAGGAAAAGACGGAAGGATGGAGGCACTCGGGGCCGGCAGAGTGGCCAGACCCAAAGGGAGCCCTCGGGGCCTCCTGGCCAGGGGCCTGCACGTCCTGCACCTTTGCTGTGAGTCTAAGCCCTGCCCGGCCGGGGGCGGCGCGGGGAGGAGATGGGCAGCCAGCCCGCCTCCATCGCTTTCCGGAGGTCCAGAGCGCGGCTCAGCCCCGGCCCTGCTCCCGGCCCAGGGCGCCCAGATCCAGGGGAGCCCGTGTCCAGGCCCAGACGCTGagctaaatgcttgttgagtgaatgaatgacgACGAGATCGGCGTGGTGGGAATGAAGAGGACAACAAGGCCGCAGCACGGGACCAGGGAAGAGCAGGCCCCCCGAGGCGAGCCCCGTCCTCTGATTCAAGTGCCATGAAGTTTGGCAGGGGCTGGCTCATGCGCCTCGCTTAGAGTTCTCCGTAAAGAGCTTTCAGACGGGGAAATTGGGGGAGCAGAGGGGCTCCGAGGTCATaatgggaaactgagtcaagaacATCATTCTTTTTGCCAGGTTCGCCCTCCAGCAGCCTTCTTGCCCCTTGGGTCCCTCTGGGACCTTTGGGCCAAGACTCCCCAACGAGGCTGATTCTCCCATTCACCCCCTGCAGACACACACCATTTTCTCGCTGCTGGGAGTGGACCATGCTTACGTCACCAGCATCGGCCGGCTCATCGGCATCGTCACCCTGAAAGAGGTAAGCGGCCGCTCTCCCATTCCCCGCGGCGCGCAGGAGGTGAGGCGCAGGGCCCGAGGCCAGAGTCAGAAGGGTGGGGGGGACCCCCCACGCTGACCCCCTCTCTGTCCCCTTCCCAGCTGCGGAAAGCCATCGAGGGCTCGGTGACCGCCCAGGGTGTGAAAGTGAGGCCCCCGCTGGCCAGCTTCCGAGACAGCGCCACCAGCAGCAGCGACACCGAAACCACGGAGGTCCACTCCCTGTGGGGCCGGCGCCCCCGCCAGAGCCTGCCCCATGAGGGCAGCCCCTCAGACAGCGACGACAAGTGCCAGTGAGCGCCGCCAAGTGCCTGCCCACCCTGCCGCTTCTTCTGGGAGGCCCCGGCCCCAGCCGCCTCCCCGCTAGGGGCCTGCCTCTCCCCTCCAGCCTGGAGCTGCCAGCTTCGCCCGGGGTTGTGAGCAGGCGGCTGCTGGACTTCCCAGGGCACAGAAGGGACGGGCCGTCCAGCAGGACTGGCGTGGGGGAGATCCTGGACTCTCCAGGGACCAGATGTACATAGAGATTTACAaagatttttatattaatttaataaaacagattCTTAAATAGAACAAAATAAACCCCTAATGAGCCACTCGAGCCTGGAATTTCTGTCCCCATGCCCTTACCCTGGCCACACTCAGTGCCATGCCTCCAGGGCCTGGTCTGCCAACATCCCTACTTCCTTGGGGTCTGTCTCCGGATACCTACCAGCGATGTCCTGGCTCTGCCACCGGATCCAGGCGGGGGCCCGAGCTCAGGTTCCCCTTTCCTGGTACCTCTGAAAGATGATCATCCTTCCCCAAGGAGACACCCACCCAGCCAGCCGAGTTCCAGCCACTCTCGGCACAACTCGCCCTCTAGAACCCTGAGTGAAGTTTCTTGGCCTTGGCAGTTTGTCCTGCAAATACCACACACCTTTCCTCCCATTCCTCGGGCTGCAACTGCTCAGTGATGGAagatgggagagaggagggagggagaagagccaGGGGCTAACAAGGGGATGAAACCAGATGGACTATGTGTGCGTGGGGAGTCGGAGAAAAGGAAATACAGGCAGAGAAGGAATCATGAAAtccagatttagaactgggaggaaccacagaagtcatctaatctaacccctcattttatgggggaggaaactgaggcctgaaggTGAAATGACTCGGCCAGGGTTATACAGGGAGTAGCATCAAAGGCAGAAGCTGAACCCAGACAGTCTGGCTGCAGACACCGGAAGCTTCCCCGTCCCATGCTGTCTGTATGacggagaggagaggagaggagggctgGCAAGGAAGACTAGCAGcttgttttccttcatttcctatGCCTCCCCCTCCAAGGTAGGGCCAAGACTCAAAGAATAGACCAGAAACCCCATTTCTTTGGGGGAGAGATTTAGCAAAGATGAGAAGCACAGCCTCCAAGCACAGAGCATGGCACAACACAGAGCCAGCTGGGCTGGAGGCCTCCATCCAAGGACACGACCATCTGGTTGCCAGAGGAccggagggaaggagggagccagCCCAGCGGTGAGGGGTGGTCACTCACTCAAGCACAGTATTGGGACAGAGATGAGAATGAGGCAGGGAGCCAGGGTGGGCTGCGGGGGAGGAGAGAAAACGCAAGAGTCCCAGCGGGCAGAAGCACCCCCCTTAGGGGGGGTCACCTCTCTTGGGGGCAGGGTGAGGTGAGGAGGAGGTACATGGAACAACTTGTTTGTCTGGTTTAAGAACGTGGACATCACTGTCTGCCACAGCTGGAGCCATGCCTCGAGGGGTCCCGGGCAGCCCCCGGCAAACCCCAAAGAGGTGGCAGAACATGCGTCCGGGGCGGGCCCCTGGCCTCTGCCTCCTCTTCAAACACTTTCATGCAAAACAGACAACGGAGGAGTCATCTGAGGGAGAGCCAGGGCTCCACCCGGAAGCCTCAGGCTCCACTGATGGAGGGTGGCCCTGCACCAGGCCAGGGCACAGAGGGCCCTGCCCCCTCTGCCCCCCCGCCAAGGCCGAGGCCAAGGCGGGCATGCCGTCACCCACGCTCACTGCTCCTCAGGCTCAGCCTCGTTCTCCTCCAGGGACACCACGCCCGAGGAGGCCACGTCGGACACTTTCCGTCGCCGCCGtccctcccagctgccccccggtGCAGGGCCCAGGAGCTGGCAGTCCTTGCAGGCGATGGGCTCATCCTCGGCGGGCGAGAGGCAGGACTCCGTGTAGGACACAGAGTAGAATGAGTCCCGGCGCTCCAGGGGGCCCAGGCTCTGGAAGGCACTTTCCCTGCTTGGGGGCAGTTTGGAGAGGAGAAGCTCTTCGGTCAGCAGGCTGGGGCTCAGGTGGGCCGGGGAGCCCAGCAGCCCGTCCTCCAGGCTGCACAGGCTTGAGCACAGGGTCTCGGGGGACACCGTCTGCGAGGAATCGCTCTCCGGGTCGCAGGAGCCCTGACGCAAGGGTCTCGAGTAGCGCCGGCCCGTCAGGAGGTCCTGCAGATGAGGCCCAAGCTGCCCGGCTATGTCTGCGGGAGAGCGAGAGAAGAAAGGTCGGCCCATCCGCCCACAGGCCATCAGCCTGGCTCTCGGGATCGGGAGAGAACCCTGGCTCCAAACATCAGACCACCAAGGCCCAGCCATGCCCCTTCCCTGGGAGGCCCCCTGGACGGGGCCGGAATGGACCCGGGCAGAGCCGAACTGGGCCCCCCTGGACGGGGCCAGAACAGACCCGGGCAGAGCCGAACTGGGCCCCCCTGGACGGGGCCGGAAAGGACCGGGGCAGAGCCGAACTGGGCCCCCCTGGACGGGGCCAGAACAGACCCGGGCAGAGCCGAACTGGGCCCCCCTGGACGGGGCCGGAAAGGACCGGGGCAGAGCCGAACTGGGCCCCCCTGGACGGGGCCAGAACAGACCCGGGCAGAGCCAAACTGGGCCCCCCTGGACGGGGCCAGAACAGACCCGGGCAGAGCCGAACTGGGCCCCCCTGGACGGGGCCGGAACGGACCCGGGCAGAGCCGAACTGGGCCCCCCTGGACGGGGCCAGAACAGACCCGGGCAGAGCCGAACTGGGCCCCCCTGGACGGGGCCGGAACGGACCCGGGCAGAGCCGAACTGGGCCCCCCTGGACAGGGCCGGAACAGACCCGGGCAGAGCCGAACTGGGCCCCCCTGGACGGGGCCAGAACAGACCCGGGCAGAGCCGAACTGGGCCCCCCTGGACGGGGCCGGAACGGACCCGGGCAGAGCCGAACTGGGCCCCCCTGGACAGGGCCGGAACAGACCCAAGCAGAGCCGAACTGGGCCCCCCTGGACGGGGCCGGAACGGACCCGGGCAGAGCCAAACTGGGCCCCCCTGGACAGGGCCGGAACAGACCCAAGCAGAGCCGAACTGGGCCCCCCTGGACGGGGCCGGAACAGACCCGGGCAGAGCCTAACTGGGCCCCCCTGGACGGGGCTGAAACAGACCCGTGCAGAGCCGAACTGGGCACCCCTGGACGGGGCTGAAACAGACCCGGGCAGAGCCTAACTGGGCCCCCCTGGACGGGGCTGAAACAGACCCGGGCAGAGCCGAACTGGGCACCCCTGGACGGGGCTGGAATAAACCAGGGCAGAGTCGAACTGGGCACCCCTGGACAGGGCCAGAACAGACCCGGGCAGAGCCTAACTGGGCCCCCCTGGACGGGGCCAGAACAGACCCGGGCAGAGCCGAATTGGGCACCCCTGGACAGGGCCAGAACAGACCCGGGCAGAGCCGAACTGGGCACCCCTGGACGGGGCTGGAATAAACCGGGGCAGAGCTGAACTGGGGCCTGCCTGGATGGTGAAGCGAAGCCAGCAAGAGGACAGAATGTGGGGCCCGGAGCAGGGCTGGCCAGGCTCTGTGGGGCGTCCTTCCTGTTTGCCTGCCCCCTCCCAAGGCTGAGCCACAGATCCCAGTTTGCAGCTGCAGCCACCTGGCAGGCGGCCTGCCCCGGAGGCGAGGGGAGGGGGAGCAAGAATACAGTCAGACCCCCCAGAGGGCCACGAGGCCTCAG
It includes:
- the FAM131A gene encoding protein FAM131A isoform X2 codes for the protein MLPKSRRALTIQEIAALARSSLHGISQVVKDHVTKPTAMAQGRVAHLIEWKGWSKPRDSASALESAFSSYSDLSEGEQEARFAAGVAEQFAIAEAKLRAWSSVDGEDSTDESYDEDFAAGADSPQPPDIAGQLGPHLQDLLTGRRYSRPLRQGSCDPESDSSQTVSPETLCSSLCSLEDGLLGSPAHLSPSLLTEELLLSKLPPSRESAFQSLGPLERRDSFYSVSYTESCLSPAEDEPIACKDCQLLGPAPGGSWEGRRRRKVSDVASSGVVSLEENEAEPEEQ